The proteins below are encoded in one region of Synchiropus splendidus isolate RoL2022-P1 chromosome 13, RoL_Sspl_1.0, whole genome shotgun sequence:
- the LOC128770101 gene encoding uncharacterized protein LOC128770101: MGAVYNLLERHRLETFYNSFVQMGVKDERDFLDITDENLTTIGLSQVEKNRFLEMKKEIERLRAPRRPVQNVSPVVKSLGSFSLRYTFPKCPEPKPITDMDPTQNTLEDLMLRICLLEGVENTTGVCLFTSDGMPLSDDPFFNTWSLKDRHIESGSLIYAIFTPKCNLTHGVRIPKRKTASGEDVIKCHVMLRGLFELSVDFKRDTLKTLRTQLSIESGIPEHVLHDKEGHGLGETLESCGFSEESTVRFYLSTFPLGGFHQMFINDVDPLVKQSLHGKSVFLSSLYVISKRGTKVKKLIAHIRKLTGCHPLAQSLHQFLRKNEKITKNQKIAIIEGLYTLFRELLPKQGAIGVRVIEDIDVFENSLYCWAWLFAEADNQPTDHEDFAPIALTTEDGIRFCEPVRVPEVPGVFERAEIVYNIRDGKQIPNSTATLQETSLQRATDVEKVLLSLPPCFRAYDLWIHPDATAAHNFAVTPPGSVGAMAAKLEFFDYLKITPPLCLKSLGTTAPRLVQITADNFGVYTQKDKGKPDMVSVYDCLEGKTHTLDVNMLAASTGNSGKDHTFTITRTPKEAILVLIDTSSSMDRKCYGSTDIRKIDVVKELFDNFASRSMAYDFSHLIGLVKFDTEVKVIHTFTETLETFKEFIRTIEASGTTHLYDALLVGLEELLKVEARFPECRLRILCLTDGNDEGSVSKPEDVASRLVTSGIIVDSVLLGDVHNNMLHGISNATGGCCFKPGTSQEGLKLFEMETVLSLEQRKLKPKLDCASITQAKLLGMFPTLGYDKVPEVTLPGELKSKVTSTQTALKKVFMEKNKRIREELKNLHCEPHPFFRIFPTETDFAFWKILMQGPPDTPYERGVFELYCQFGEEYPVKPPLVRFLTPIYHCNINSVGRICHNIFDRNYNAHITMREILNAVYGLLIAPEPEDPLDSILAEEYLTNHAKYLQEAKKHTGETANLSMDEIEKNWAVPAPELLPPQMICSLTKTMFIDPVKTIYGTVYERKAIELHLKQHDYDPLGGPNSALQTSDLTPDWDMKRMVTNFRSRQIK, from the exons ATGGGAGCGGTATACAACCTGCTGGAGCGCCACAGGCTTGAGACGTTCTACAACAGTTTTGTTCAGATGGGGGTGAAAGATGAGCGTGACTTCCTAGACATTACAGATGAAAATCTGACTACAATCG GCTTAAGTCAAGTGGAAAAGAACCGTTTTTTGGAAATGAAGAAGGAGATAGAACGACTGAGAGCTCCCCGACGTCCAGTTCAGAATGTCTCTCCAGTGGTGAAATCCTTGGGTTCATTCAGCCTGCGCTATACCTTCCCCAAGTGTCCTGAACCAAAGCCTATCACAG ATATGGAtcccacacaaaacacacttgaaGATTTGATGTTAAGAATCTGTCTGCTGGAGGGGGTTGAAAATACCACGGGGGTCTGTCTCTTCACCAGTGATGGGATGCCTCTGTCTGACGACCCGTTCTTTAACACTT GGTCTCTGAAAGACAGACATATTGAGAGCGGCTCTTTGATCTACGCAATATTCACACCAAAGTGTAATCTGACTCATGGCGTGCGGATACCAAAACGAAAAACTGCAAGTGGTGAGGATGTGATAAAATGCCACGTCATGCTCAGG GGCCTCTTTGAGCTGTCAGTCGACTTTAAAAGGGACACACTCAAAACTCTGAGAACTCAACTGTCGATTGAAAGTGGAATCCCAGAACATGTTCTTCACGACAA AGAAGGCCATggcctcggcgaaacactggAAAGTTGTGGCTTTTCTGAAGAATCTACAGTCCGTTTTTATCTGTCTACCTTTCCTCTTGGAGGGTTCCATCAGATGTTCATCAATGATGTTGACCCACTGGTTAAACAGAGCCTACACGGAAAAAGCGTGTTCCTCTCCTCACTCTATGTGATT AGCAAACGTGGGACCAAAGTGAAAAAACTGATTGCTCACATCCGGAAACTGACTGGATGCCACCCACTGGCTCAAAGCTTGCATCAATTTCTCCgcaaaaatgaaaagataacAAAAAACCAGAAG ATTGCCATTATCGAGGGCCTGTACACTCTCTTCAGGGAGCTTTTGCCCAAACAGGGAGCTATTGGTGTCAGAGTCATTGAAGACATTGATGTCTTTGAAAACTCTTTGTACTGCTGGGCCTGGCTCTTCGCCGAGGCTGAT AACCAACCAACAGACCATGAGGACTTCGCGCCCATTGCTCTCACGACTGAAGATGGCATTCGTTTCTGTGAACCAGTGAGAGTTCCCGAAGTTCCTGGTGTATTTGAACGTGCTGAAATTGTCTATAATATTAGAG aTGGAAAGCAAATTCCAAACTCCACTGCAACACTCCAAGAAACATCACTGCAGAGAGCCACTGATGTGGAGAAGGTCCTCCTCAGTCTGCCTCCATGCTTCAGAGCATATGACCTGTGGATCCACCCTGATGCGACAGCTGCACacaa CTTTGCAGTGACTCCACCGGGGAGTGTTGGAGCTATGGCAGCAAAACTTGAATTTTTCGATTATCTCAAGATCACTCCACCTTTGTGCTTGAAGAGTCTTGGAACTACTGCCCCTCGTCTGGTCCAGATCACTGCAG ACAACTTCGGCGTGTACACTCAGAAAGACAAGGGTAAACCCGACATGGTATCAGTGTACGACTGTCTAGAGGGAAAAACCCACACCTTGGATGTAAACATGCTGGCTGCCAG TACTGGCAACAGTGGAAAGGATCACACGTTCACCATCACCAGGACACCGAAGGAAGCAATTCTG GTTTTGATTGACACCAGCAGCTCGATGGATCGGAAATGCTATGGAAGCACTGACATCCGAAAAATAGATGTGGTGAAGGAGCTCTTTGACAACTTTGCTTCAAGATCTATGGCTTATGACTTTAGTCACCTCATTGGACTTGTCAAGTTTGATACAGAGGTGAAGGTCATTCACACCTTCACTGAAACACTGGAGACGTTCAAG GAGTTCATCCGAACCATCGAGGCGAGTGGGACCACTCATCTGTATGATGCCTTACTAGTGGgtctggaggagctgctcaAAGTTGAGGCGAGATTTCCTGAGTGCAGGCTTCGCATCCTGTGTCTGACGGATGGAAATGATGAAGG ctcAGTGTCTAAACCTGAAGATGTTGCCTCCAGACTTGTGACGTCTGGAATTATTGTGGATTCAGTTCTTCTTGGAGACGTTCATAACAACATGCTACATGGAATCAGCAACGCCACAG GTGGATGTTGTTTCAAACCAGGAACAAGCCAAGAAGGTCTGAAGCTCTTTGAGATGGAAACGGTGCTCTCTCTGGAGCAGAGGAAACTGAAGCCAAAGCTCGACTGCGCCTCCATCACACAG GCAAAGCTGCTGGGGATGTTTCCGACTCTTGGTTATGACAAAGTTCCTGAGGTGACCTTACCTGGTGAATTAAAGAGCAAAGTGACCTCGACACAGAC TGCCTTGAAGAAGGTTTTCATGGAGAAAAACAAACGCATTCGTGAAGAACTGAAGAACCTGCATTGTGAGCCTCATCCCTTCTTCAGAATCTTTCCGACTGAGACAGACTTTG cttTTTGGAAGATCCTCATGCAGGGTCCTCCTGACACACCCTATGAGCGAGGAGTCTTTGAGCTCTACTGCCAGTTTGGCGAGGAATACCCAGTGAAGCCTCCTCTTGTGCGCTTCCTCACTCCT ATTTACCACTGCAACATCAACAGTGTGGGAAGAATCTGCCACAACATATTTGACCGCAACTACAACGCCCACATCACCATGAGAGAGATCCTCAACGCTGTCTACGGTCTCCTCATTGCCCCAGAGCCTGAGGATCCTCTGGACAG CATTTTGGCGGAGGAATACCTGACCAACCATGCAAAGTATTTACAAGAAGCAAAGAAACACACGGGGGAAACTGCAAATCTCTCCATGGATGAGATTGAAAAG aactGGGCAGTTCCTGCTCCTGAGTTACTCCCCCCTCAGATGATCTGTTCGCTCACAAAGACCATGTTCATCGATCCAGTGAAGACCATATATGGCACCGTGTACGAACGCAAAGCCATCGAGCTGCACCTCAAACA ACATGACTACGACCCCTTGGGCGGTCCAAACTCCGCCCTCCAGACCAGTGACTTAACCCCTGACTGGGACATGAAGAGAATGGTGACCAATTTCCGCTCACGCCAGATTAAGTAA